The following proteins are co-located in the Massilia litorea genome:
- the argF gene encoding ornithine carbamoyltransferase, producing MPGSKAIKHFLQFSDFSLDEFEYVIERAKVIKRKFKAYEVYHPLVDRTLVMVFEKSSTRTRLSFEAGMHQLGGAAIYLNTRDSQLGRGEPVEDAGQVMSRMCDIIMVRTFGQEIIERFAANSRVPVINGLTNEHHPCQVLADIFTFYEHRGPIAGKTVAWIGDANNMLYSWLQAAEVFGFHLNVSTPKGYDIDPSLVSTQRYTFFDNPSDACEGAHLVNTDVWTSMGYEKENAERLKAFDGFIVDAAKMGRASPDAVFMHCLPAHRGEEVAAEVIDGPQSVVWDEAENRLHVQKALIEYLLLGKIQDN from the coding sequence ATGCCAGGCTCCAAAGCGATCAAGCACTTCCTGCAGTTCTCCGATTTCTCGCTCGACGAATTCGAATACGTGATCGAGCGTGCGAAGGTCATCAAGCGCAAGTTCAAGGCCTACGAGGTGTACCACCCGCTGGTCGACCGCACCCTGGTGATGGTGTTCGAGAAGAGCTCGACGCGCACGCGCCTGTCGTTCGAAGCCGGCATGCACCAGCTGGGCGGCGCCGCGATCTACCTGAACACGCGCGACAGCCAGCTGGGACGCGGCGAGCCGGTCGAGGACGCTGGCCAGGTGATGAGCCGCATGTGCGACATCATCATGGTGCGCACCTTCGGCCAGGAGATCATCGAGCGCTTCGCCGCCAATTCGCGCGTGCCGGTGATTAACGGCCTGACCAACGAACACCACCCCTGCCAGGTGCTGGCCGACATCTTCACCTTCTACGAGCACCGCGGCCCGATCGCCGGCAAGACCGTGGCCTGGATCGGCGACGCCAACAACATGCTGTACTCCTGGCTGCAGGCGGCCGAAGTGTTCGGCTTCCACCTGAACGTCTCGACCCCGAAGGGCTACGACATCGACCCGAGCCTGGTCTCGACGCAGCGCTACACCTTCTTCGACAATCCGTCGGACGCCTGCGAAGGCGCGCACCTGGTCAACACCGACGTCTGGACCAGCATGGGCTACGAAAAGGAAAACGCAGAAAGACTGAAAGCGTTTGACGGCTTCATCGTCGACGCCGCCAAGATGGGGCGCGCGTCCCCGGACGCGGTCTTCATGCACTGCCTGCCGGCCCACCGCGGCGAGGAAGTCGCGGCCGAAGTCATCGACGGTCCGCAGTCGGTGGTCTGGGATGAAGCGGAAAACCGCCTGCACGTGCAGAAGGCCCTGATCGAATACCTGCTGCTTGGCAAAATCCAGGACAACTGA
- a CDS encoding argininosuccinate synthase has product MSDIKKVVLAYSGGLDTSVILKWLQDNYGCEIVTFTADLGQGEELEPARAKAIKFGIKPENIYIDDVREEFTRDFVFPMFRANTVYEGEYLLGTSIARPLIAKRLIEIANETGADAVSHGATGKGNDQVRFELGAYALKPDVKIIAPWREWDLLSREKLLKYAEDAGIAVDMKHKNGGAPYSMDANLLHISFEGRHLENPSAEAEESMWRWTVSPEQAPNEAEYLDIEYERGDIVALNGKRMTPAAVLTELNRLGGKHGIGRLDLVENRYVGMKSRGCYETPGGTIMLRAHRAIESITLDREVAHLKDDLMPRYASLIYNGYWWAPERVALQTLIDHTQATVNGWVRVKLYKGNVIVVARDSKTDSLFDMNIATFDEDGGAYNQADAGGFIKLNALRMRIAAKARAKRGQ; this is encoded by the coding sequence ATGAGCGACATCAAAAAAGTAGTGCTGGCCTACTCCGGCGGCCTCGACACCTCCGTCATCCTGAAATGGCTGCAAGACAATTACGGCTGCGAGATCGTCACCTTCACCGCCGACCTCGGCCAGGGCGAAGAACTCGAGCCGGCGCGCGCCAAGGCCATCAAGTTCGGCATCAAGCCTGAAAATATCTACATCGACGACGTGCGCGAAGAATTCACGCGCGACTTCGTGTTCCCGATGTTCCGCGCGAACACCGTCTACGAAGGCGAATACCTGCTGGGCACCTCGATCGCGCGTCCGCTGATCGCGAAACGCCTGATCGAGATCGCCAACGAAACCGGCGCCGACGCCGTCTCGCACGGCGCGACCGGCAAGGGCAACGACCAGGTGCGCTTCGAGCTGGGCGCCTATGCGCTCAAGCCGGACGTCAAGATCATCGCCCCGTGGCGCGAATGGGACCTGCTGTCGCGCGAAAAGCTGCTGAAATACGCGGAAGACGCCGGCATCGCGGTCGACATGAAGCACAAGAACGGCGGCGCGCCCTACTCGATGGACGCCAACCTGCTGCACATCTCCTTCGAAGGCCGCCATCTGGAAAACCCGAGTGCCGAAGCCGAGGAATCGATGTGGCGCTGGACGGTGAGCCCGGAGCAGGCGCCGAACGAAGCCGAATACCTCGACATCGAATACGAGCGCGGCGACATCGTCGCCCTGAACGGCAAGCGCATGACGCCAGCCGCAGTGCTGACCGAGCTGAACCGCCTGGGCGGCAAGCACGGCATCGGCCGGCTGGACCTGGTGGAAAACCGTTACGTCGGCATGAAGTCGCGCGGCTGCTACGAAACCCCGGGCGGCACCATCATGCTGCGCGCCCACCGCGCGATCGAATCGATCACGCTGGACCGCGAAGTGGCGCACCTGAAGGACGACCTGATGCCGCGCTACGCCAGCCTGATTTATAACGGCTACTGGTGGGCACCGGAACGCGTCGCGCTGCAGACGCTGATCGACCACACCCAGGCCACCGTCAACGGCTGGGTGCGCGTGAAGCTCTATAAAGGCAACGTGATCGTCGTCGCGCGCGATTCGAAGACCGATTCGCTGTTCGACATGAACATCGCTACTTTTGATGAAGACGGCGGCGCCTACAACCAGGCGGATGCGGGCGGCTTCATCAAGCTCAATGCGCTGCGCATGCGCATCGCGGCCAAGGCACGGGCCAAGCGCGGGCAGTAA
- a CDS encoding SDR family oxidoreductase, translating to MKAIVTGHTKGLGAAIAAELIERGIPVLGLARSRAAAAASTLLTEIEVDLSDGAALASFVAGTTLRDWLADAETTLLVNNAGVVAPVGPLAEQDPLAALRAVTLNVAAPLALAASVVQASTGERRILHVSSGAGRNAYPGWSVYCATKAALDRHAEAVLQDGDPSVRCTSLAPGVIDTGMQAEIRATPESRFPMKERFVQLKQEGALARPDECARKLVDYLLADQFGKQPLADLRDV from the coding sequence ATGAAAGCCATCGTCACCGGCCACACCAAGGGTCTCGGCGCCGCCATCGCCGCCGAGCTGATCGAACGCGGGATTCCGGTGCTCGGCCTGGCGCGCAGCCGGGCCGCCGCGGCGGCGTCGACGCTGCTCACCGAAATCGAAGTCGACCTGTCCGATGGCGCGGCGCTGGCCAGCTTCGTGGCGGGCACGACGCTGCGCGACTGGCTGGCGGACGCCGAGACCACGCTGCTGGTGAACAATGCCGGCGTCGTCGCCCCGGTCGGCCCGCTGGCCGAACAGGATCCGCTGGCTGCGCTGCGCGCGGTGACGCTGAACGTGGCCGCGCCGCTGGCGCTGGCCGCAAGCGTGGTGCAGGCAAGTACCGGCGAGCGGCGCATCCTGCACGTGTCGAGCGGGGCGGGCAGGAATGCCTATCCCGGCTGGAGCGTCTACTGCGCCACCAAGGCCGCCCTCGACCGCCATGCCGAAGCCGTGCTGCAGGACGGCGACCCGTCCGTGCGCTGCACCAGCCTGGCGCCGGGCGTGATCGATACCGGCATGCAGGCCGAAATCCGGGCCACGCCGGAGTCGCGCTTTCCGATGAAGGAGCGTTTCGTGCAACTCAAGCAGGAGGGGGCGCTGGCCAGGCCGGACGAGTGTGCGCGCAAGCTGGTGGATTATTTGTTGGCCGATCAATTCGGAAAGCAGCCGCTCGCGGATTTACGCGACGTGTGA
- a CDS encoding diguanylate cyclase domain-containing protein, which produces MPTAPAIAPLNSPCRVLLVGAPPFAGALREMLADADDIELMLTDAAQALEQAATLRPAVLVRALGGRDDSGDFIRACRAHAALNALPLVVLAPNADNAGRDAAFAAGASDYLAELPTRTELLARLRYHASASQALLERDDALRRLVETQALLARAQGELDRIDGVDGLTGIPNRRRFEQVAQGEWQRARRNGQPLSLLVCDVDSFGYFNHRLGREAGDLCLRKMAGVLTGQLKRPSDLAARYDGKQFAILLPDTGLDGAVQVAESCRAALERLALSHPLPERRIVTMSVGVASTVPSDEGMFDDVLVRAGEAVQAAKSRGRNRVAAFRA; this is translated from the coding sequence ATGCCCACCGCACCTGCCATTGCGCCACTGAACAGCCCTTGCCGCGTCCTGCTGGTCGGCGCACCGCCCTTTGCCGGCGCGCTGCGCGAAATGCTGGCGGACGCCGACGACATCGAACTGATGCTGACCGATGCCGCCCAGGCGCTGGAGCAGGCGGCGACGCTGCGCCCGGCCGTGCTGGTGCGCGCGCTGGGCGGACGCGACGACAGCGGCGACTTCATCCGTGCCTGCCGGGCGCATGCGGCCCTGAACGCGCTGCCCCTGGTCGTCCTTGCCCCCAACGCCGACAACGCCGGGCGCGACGCCGCCTTCGCCGCCGGCGCCAGCGATTACCTGGCCGAATTACCGACCCGGACCGAACTGCTGGCGCGCCTGCGCTACCACGCCTCGGCCAGCCAGGCGCTGCTCGAACGCGACGATGCCCTGCGCCGCCTCGTCGAGACCCAGGCGCTGCTGGCCCGTGCGCAGGGCGAACTCGACCGCATCGACGGCGTCGACGGCCTGACCGGCATCCCGAACCGGCGCCGTTTCGAGCAGGTCGCGCAAGGCGAGTGGCAGCGCGCGCGCCGCAACGGCCAGCCGCTTTCCCTGCTCGTGTGCGATGTCGACAGTTTTGGTTATTTCAATCACCGCCTCGGGCGCGAAGCGGGCGACCTCTGCCTGCGCAAGATGGCGGGCGTGCTCACCGGTCAGCTGAAGCGTCCGTCGGACCTCGCCGCACGCTACGATGGCAAGCAGTTCGCGATCCTGCTGCCCGACACCGGCCTCGATGGCGCGGTGCAGGTGGCCGAATCCTGCCGCGCGGCGCTCGAGCGCCTGGCGCTGTCGCATCCCTTGCCAGAGCGGCGCATCGTGACGATGTCGGTCGGTGTAGCCTCGACCGTGCCGTCCGACGAAGGCATGTTCGACGATGTCCTGGTGCGGGCCGGCGAAGCCGTGCAGGCGGCCAAGTCCCGTGGCCGCAACCGGGTCGCGGCTTTCCGGGCCTAG
- the murB gene encoding UDP-N-acetylmuramate dehydrogenase — MPNTLPIEHDVSLQAFNTFGLPARARRYLRVTHADQLDGLRGDSAGTGLPCFVLGGGSNVLLTRDVEALVLHMAIEGREVIGEEDGKTLVRAGAGENWHAFVQYTLDQGLGGLENLSLIPGTVGAAPIQNIGAYGLEIKDVFHSLTVFDLATGERRTLTGQDCRFGYRDSVFKHAGGANLVVLDVTFALPRDWQPNLRYAELAQAVATAGIDAPTPRQVSDTVVAIRRRKLPDPAEIGNAGSFFKNPVVPGARCRALLESFPQLVHHAQPDGSEKLAAGWLIDQCGWKGKNMGAAGVYPKQALVLVNNGGATGADVMALARAIQQDVLERFGVELEPEPVFI; from the coding sequence ATGCCCAATACCCTCCCGATCGAACACGACGTTTCGCTGCAAGCCTTCAATACCTTCGGCCTCCCGGCGCGTGCCCGCCGCTACCTGCGCGTCACGCATGCGGACCAGCTCGACGGCCTGCGCGGCGACAGCGCCGGCACGGGCCTGCCTTGTTTCGTCCTCGGCGGCGGCAGCAACGTGCTGCTCACGCGCGACGTCGAGGCCTTGGTGCTGCACATGGCCATCGAAGGCCGCGAGGTCATCGGCGAAGAGGACGGCAAGACCCTGGTGCGCGCCGGCGCCGGCGAAAACTGGCATGCCTTCGTGCAGTACACGCTGGACCAGGGCCTGGGCGGCCTCGAAAACCTGTCCCTCATTCCCGGCACCGTGGGCGCGGCACCGATCCAGAATATCGGGGCGTATGGCCTCGAGATCAAGGATGTGTTTCACTCGCTGACCGTCTTCGACCTGGCGACGGGGGAGCGGCGTACCCTCACCGGGCAGGACTGCCGTTTCGGCTACCGCGACAGTGTGTTCAAGCACGCCGGCGGCGCCAACCTGGTGGTGCTGGACGTCACCTTCGCCCTGCCGCGGGACTGGCAGCCGAACCTGCGCTACGCCGAACTGGCCCAGGCAGTGGCAACGGCGGGCATCGATGCCCCGACGCCGCGCCAGGTGAGCGACACCGTCGTCGCGATCCGGCGCCGCAAGCTGCCCGACCCGGCCGAGATCGGCAACGCCGGCAGCTTCTTCAAGAATCCGGTGGTGCCCGGCGCCCGGTGCCGCGCGCTGCTGGAGAGTTTCCCTCAACTGGTGCACCACGCGCAGCCGGACGGCAGCGAAAAGCTGGCGGCGGGGTGGCTCATCGACCAGTGCGGCTGGAAGGGGAAAAACATGGGCGCGGCCGGCGTCTACCCGAAGCAGGCGCTGGTGCTGGTGAATAATGGCGGGGCAACCGGGGCCGACGTCATGGCGCTGGCGCGCGCGATCCAGCAGGATGTGCTGGAACGGTTCGGCGTCGAGCTGGAGCCGGAACCGGTCTTTATCTAG
- a CDS encoding YajQ family cyclic di-GMP-binding protein — protein sequence MPSFDVVCEADMVEVKNAVEQSNKEITTRFDFKGSSAKVEQKEKELTLFADSDFQLSQVKDVLVNKMTKRKVDVRFLDEEKVEKIGGDKVKQLIKVRNGIETEDAKKITKAIKESKMKVQASIQGETVRVTGAKRDDLQAAMALLRKDIQDLPLAFNNFRD from the coding sequence ATGCCATCGTTTGACGTGGTCTGCGAAGCAGACATGGTTGAAGTAAAGAACGCCGTCGAGCAATCGAACAAGGAAATCACCACCCGCTTCGACTTCAAGGGCAGCTCCGCCAAGGTCGAGCAGAAGGAAAAGGAATTGACGCTGTTCGCCGATTCCGATTTCCAGCTGAGCCAGGTGAAGGACGTGCTCGTCAACAAAATGACCAAGCGTAAGGTCGACGTCCGCTTCCTCGACGAGGAAAAAGTGGAAAAGATCGGCGGCGACAAGGTCAAGCAGCTGATCAAGGTGCGCAACGGCATCGAGACCGAGGACGCCAAGAAAATCACCAAGGCGATCAAGGAAAGCAAGATGAAGGTGCAGGCCAGCATCCAGGGCGAAACCGTGCGCGTCACCGGCGCCAAGCGCGACGACCTGCAGGCCGCGATGGCCCTGCTGCGCAAGGACATCCAGGACCTGCCGCTCGCGTTCAACAACTTCCGCGATTAA
- a CDS encoding nitronate monooxygenase, whose product MKRVDDFRLRLGNKEYVPIMIGGMGVDISTSELALEAARLGGIGHISDAMVQDVSDRKFDTTFVKDKTKLYKFNINNMDKAVVQFDLERLAEATRLHVGATMAAKKGDGLIFVNCMEKLTMNAPKETLRTRLASALDAGIDGITMSAGLHLGSFELIKDHPRFREAKLGIIVSSVRALQLFLRKVAKLNRPPDFIIVEGPLAGGHLGFGFDWKNYDLHLIIDEILAYMRAENIDIPLIAAGGVFTGSDAVSFLEKGVGGVQVATRFTVTQECGMPDSVKQEYFRASEEDIIVNGISPTGYPMRMLKSTPAIGSGIRPGCESYGYLLDATGNCAYINSYNREVLANPDVKNPPVMDKTCLCTHMRNYNCWTCGHYTYRLKDTTHKLANGDYQILSAEHVFKDYQFSVNNEIALPEKQESAAA is encoded by the coding sequence ATGAAACGTGTTGATGATTTCCGCCTGCGTCTGGGCAATAAGGAATATGTGCCCATCATGATTGGCGGAATGGGCGTGGACATTTCGACCTCCGAGCTCGCGCTGGAAGCGGCGCGCCTGGGCGGCATCGGCCACATCTCGGACGCGATGGTGCAGGACGTCTCGGACCGCAAGTTCGATACGACCTTCGTCAAGGACAAGACCAAGCTCTACAAGTTCAACATCAACAACATGGACAAGGCGGTGGTGCAGTTCGACCTCGAACGCCTGGCCGAAGCGACGCGCCTGCACGTGGGCGCGACCATGGCGGCGAAGAAGGGCGATGGCCTGATCTTCGTGAACTGCATGGAAAAGCTGACCATGAACGCGCCCAAGGAAACCCTGCGCACGCGCCTGGCCTCGGCACTCGACGCCGGCATCGACGGCATCACCATGTCCGCCGGCCTGCACCTCGGTTCCTTCGAACTGATCAAGGACCACCCGCGCTTCCGTGAAGCCAAGCTCGGCATCATCGTGTCCTCGGTGCGCGCGCTGCAGCTGTTCCTGCGCAAGGTCGCCAAACTCAACCGCCCGCCCGATTTCATCATCGTCGAGGGACCGCTGGCCGGCGGCCACCTGGGCTTCGGTTTCGACTGGAAGAACTACGACCTGCACCTGATCATCGACGAAATCCTCGCCTACATGCGCGCGGAAAACATCGACATCCCGCTGATCGCGGCCGGCGGCGTGTTCACCGGTTCGGATGCGGTCTCGTTCCTGGAAAAAGGCGTGGGCGGCGTGCAGGTGGCGACCCGCTTCACCGTCACCCAGGAATGCGGCATGCCCGACAGCGTCAAGCAGGAATACTTCCGCGCCAGCGAGGAAGACATCATCGTCAACGGCATCTCGCCGACCGGCTATCCGATGCGCATGCTGAAAAGCACGCCGGCCATCGGTTCCGGCATCCGCCCGGGCTGCGAATCCTACGGCTACCTGCTGGACGCCACCGGCAACTGCGCCTACATCAATTCGTACAACCGCGAAGTGCTGGCCAATCCGGACGTGAAAAACCCGCCGGTGATGGACAAGACCTGCCTGTGCACGCACATGCGCAACTATAACTGCTGGACTTGCGGCCATTACACCTACCGCCTGAAGGACACGACCCACAAACTGGCCAACGGCGATTACCAGATCCTGAGCGCCGAGCACGTGTTCAAGGACTACCAGTTCAGCGTGAACAACGAAATCGCCCTGCCGGAAAAACAGGAGAGCGCGGCCGCCTGA
- a CDS encoding sensor domain-containing protein — protein sequence MTMPIPTANAAFLIDEAGIITAWNKACEQLLGFPAREAIGQSFGSLLVGIDPGDMTVRWRGLAEDHGHTNRVVLRHADGTTVKADLAILPQAGLDGVDRAWVAAIDNVHNDAMPDAVLVGRMPLATIIDVLPGTFYALNREGRFLLWNRNHERMTEYSSEEMGATNALELFDLPTRPLIAESIRRVFEEGEEVTIEADVVARSGRETPMLLCGARVDCDGGRYLFGMGMDITARREQERALRLRERALHAASNGIVITGIDGGNCPIEYVNPAFERITGYSAIEVVGRDSRFMAAPGMDNNERQQVREAIAARRPVNVVFRNMRKDGELFWNDLSITPVQGEHGETTHFIGVIMDVTATKQRTAHLEHEVNHDPLTGLANRNLMWDRLEQALHLSQRQKSMVGIVLIDLNNFKNINDSFGHEAGDVVLKVVARRLQASVREIDTVARLSGDEFVLVLVNQPTLRFTLRMIERLRQSLTQPVSFMHKEIAVGASLGVAVYPHDGITAPDLVRSADVAMYHAKATGRNEIYFFSNDMKSSSEARARLDSGMSHAIERSELFMLYQPCIDAKSGRVSCFEALLRWRHPEHGVLLPSSFLSEAEENGRIVEFGAWVLDQACAFLHDLKQLGITDVPVTVNVTAREYGQQDFVSGIASRLKAWELAPDLLQIELREETVIRNPGQVRDLAAQLRQLGLTLSIDEFGQGMTDLGFLRELSVGQLKLAKEAVRAIADGPEGEGGTMARTLIDIGHNLRMPVIGEAVETRAQLDFLTAHGCEVLQGLLLSEPVLPEAARNLVRDRMPA from the coding sequence ATGACCATGCCCATACCGACTGCCAACGCCGCTTTCCTGATTGACGAAGCGGGCATCATCACGGCATGGAACAAGGCGTGCGAGCAGCTGCTCGGCTTTCCCGCGCGCGAGGCCATCGGCCAATCCTTCGGCTCCCTGCTCGTCGGCATCGATCCCGGGGATATGACCGTGCGCTGGCGCGGCCTGGCCGAAGACCACGGCCACACCAACCGGGTCGTCCTGCGCCATGCCGACGGTACGACGGTCAAGGCGGACCTCGCCATCCTGCCGCAGGCCGGCCTCGATGGCGTCGACCGGGCCTGGGTCGCAGCCATCGACAACGTCCACAACGATGCCATGCCCGACGCGGTGCTGGTCGGGCGCATGCCGCTGGCGACGATCATCGACGTCTTGCCGGGCACCTTCTATGCACTCAACCGCGAAGGCCGCTTCCTGCTCTGGAACCGTAACCATGAGCGGATGACCGAGTACAGCTCGGAAGAAATGGGCGCGACCAATGCGCTCGAACTGTTCGATCTGCCCACCCGTCCCCTGATCGCCGAGAGTATCCGCCGCGTGTTCGAGGAAGGCGAGGAAGTCACGATCGAAGCCGATGTCGTCGCGCGCAGCGGACGCGAAACGCCGATGCTGCTGTGCGGCGCGCGCGTGGATTGCGACGGCGGCCGTTACCTGTTCGGCATGGGCATGGACATCACGGCCAGGCGCGAGCAGGAACGCGCACTGCGCCTGCGCGAGCGCGCCCTGCACGCGGCCAGCAACGGCATCGTCATCACCGGCATCGACGGCGGCAACTGCCCGATCGAATACGTCAATCCGGCCTTCGAGCGCATCACCGGCTACAGCGCGATCGAAGTCGTCGGGCGCGATTCGCGCTTCATGGCGGCGCCCGGGATGGACAACAATGAGCGCCAGCAGGTGCGCGAGGCAATCGCCGCGCGGCGGCCGGTGAACGTCGTGTTTCGCAACATGCGCAAGGACGGCGAGCTGTTCTGGAACGACCTGTCCATCACGCCGGTACAGGGCGAACATGGCGAAACGACACATTTCATCGGCGTCATCATGGACGTCACGGCCACCAAGCAGCGCACCGCCCACCTCGAGCACGAGGTCAACCACGACCCGCTCACCGGCCTGGCCAACCGCAACCTGATGTGGGACCGGCTGGAGCAGGCGCTGCACCTGTCGCAGCGCCAGAAGTCGATGGTCGGCATCGTCCTGATCGACCTGAACAACTTCAAGAACATCAACGACAGCTTCGGCCACGAGGCCGGCGACGTGGTGCTGAAGGTGGTCGCGCGCCGCCTGCAGGCCTCGGTGCGCGAGATCGACACGGTGGCGCGATTGTCCGGCGACGAATTCGTGCTGGTGCTGGTGAACCAGCCCACGCTGCGCTTCACGCTGCGCATGATCGAGCGCCTGCGCCAGAGCCTGACCCAGCCCGTCTCGTTCATGCACAAGGAAATCGCCGTCGGCGCCAGCCTCGGGGTCGCGGTCTACCCGCACGACGGCATCACCGCGCCCGATCTGGTGCGCTCCGCGGATGTCGCCATGTACCACGCCAAGGCCACCGGCCGCAACGAAATCTATTTCTTTTCGAACGATATGAAGTCGAGCAGCGAGGCGCGGGCGCGGCTCGATTCCGGCATGTCGCACGCGATCGAACGGAGCGAGCTGTTCATGCTGTACCAGCCCTGCATCGACGCGAAGAGCGGCCGGGTCTCCTGCTTCGAGGCGCTGCTGCGCTGGCGCCACCCCGAGCACGGGGTCCTGCTGCCCTCCTCTTTTCTCTCGGAAGCCGAGGAAAACGGCCGCATCGTCGAGTTCGGGGCTTGGGTGCTCGACCAGGCCTGCGCCTTCCTGCACGACCTGAAACAGCTGGGCATCACCGACGTGCCGGTGACGGTGAACGTCACGGCGCGCGAGTACGGGCAGCAGGATTTCGTATCGGGCATCGCCTCGCGCCTGAAAGCCTGGGAGCTGGCGCCGGACCTCCTTCAGATCGAACTGCGCGAGGAAACCGTGATCCGCAATCCGGGCCAGGTACGCGACCTGGCCGCCCAGCTGCGCCAGCTCGGCCTGACGCTGTCGATCGACGAATTCGGCCAGGGCATGACCGACCTCGGCTTCCTGCGCGAACTGTCCGTGGGCCAGCTGAAACTGGCAAAGGAAGCGGTGCGCGCGATTGCCGACGGGCCCGAAGGCGAAGGCGGGACGATGGCGCGCACGCTCATCGACATCGGGCACAATCTGCGCATGCCGGTGATCGGCGAGGCGGTCGAGACGCGGGCGCAGCTGGACTTCCTGACCGCGCATGGATGCGAGGTGCTGCAGGGTTTATTGCTGAGCGAGCCGGTGCTGCCGGAGGCGGCGCGCAACCTGGTGCGCGATCGGATGCCGGCGTGA
- a CDS encoding DHH family phosphoesterase yields the protein MSAVLAQFRLVTRSDFDGLVCAVLLKHLNLIDDILFVHPKDMQDGKIAITKRDITTNLPYVAGAHLAFDHHLSETIRNRGTRPNHVIQPEAPSAARVVWDYYGGEKVFPVAWRDMMAAVDKGDSARFSREEVLEPAGWNLLNFLMDARTGLGRFRDFRISNYQLMMELIEACRQHSIDEIMALPDVQERTRLYFEHSNLCKEQIRRCARVHGNLVVLDLREEQTIYAGNRFIIYALFPETNISIHVLWGLKNQNTVFATGKSILNRSSRTNIGALMLEYGGGGHENAGTCQVDNAMAEDVLGALIQRITSEG from the coding sequence ATGTCCGCCGTTCTTGCACAGTTTCGCCTCGTCACCCGCAGCGACTTCGATGGACTGGTCTGCGCAGTCCTGCTCAAGCACCTGAACCTGATCGACGACATCTTGTTTGTCCACCCGAAGGACATGCAGGACGGCAAAATTGCGATCACCAAGCGCGACATCACGACCAACCTGCCCTATGTCGCCGGGGCCCACCTGGCCTTCGACCATCACCTGTCCGAGACCATCCGCAACCGCGGCACGCGCCCGAATCACGTGATCCAGCCCGAGGCGCCGTCGGCGGCGCGCGTGGTCTGGGATTACTACGGCGGCGAGAAAGTGTTCCCCGTGGCCTGGCGCGACATGATGGCGGCGGTCGACAAGGGCGACAGCGCCCGTTTTTCGCGCGAGGAAGTGCTGGAGCCGGCCGGCTGGAACCTGCTCAACTTCCTGATGGACGCCCGTACCGGCCTCGGCCGCTTCCGCGATTTCCGCATCTCGAACTACCAGCTCATGATGGAACTGATCGAGGCCTGCCGGCAGCATTCGATCGACGAGATCATGGCGCTGCCCGACGTGCAGGAGCGCACCAGGCTGTATTTCGAGCACAGCAACCTGTGCAAGGAACAGATCCGGCGCTGCGCCCGCGTGCACGGCAACCTGGTGGTGCTCGACCTGCGCGAGGAGCAGACGATTTACGCCGGCAACCGTTTCATCATCTATGCGCTGTTCCCGGAGACGAACATCTCGATCCACGTGCTGTGGGGGCTGAAAAACCAGAACACGGTGTTTGCGACGGGTAAATCGATTCTGAACCGGAGCTCGAGGACGAATATCGGCGCGCTGATGCTGGAGTACGGCGGGGGCGGGCATGAGAATGCGGGGACTTGCCAGGTGGACAACGCGATGGCGGAGGATGTGCTGGGGGCCTTGATTCAGCGGATTACGAGCGAAGGGTAA